Genomic window (Chryseobacterium bernardetii):
GATAAATTCTCCGATGAATCCATTCGTCAATGGAACTCCCATTGAACCTAGTATAATAATCAGGAACAATACAGCAAACTTAGGTGCTACTTTAGCCAATCCTCCCATTTGTCTGATGTCTCTTGATTTAAATCTTTTGTATAAAATATCACAGCAGTAGAATAATCCCACCACGTTAATACCGTGAGCGAAAGTTTGTACCAAAGCTCCTTCAGCTCCTTCTACGTTAAAAGTTCCTCTTAAAGTAACTACTGCAGAAGCGAAGATACCCGCTACCATCAATCCTACGTGAGAGAAAGATGAATAAGCAATAATTCTCTTCATATCCGTCTGGATGATCGCGATCAAGGCTCCGTGAACAATTCCCACAATAGCAAGGATAATTACAATCTGCCCTGAAATTCCTGCAATAGGAATTGGAGTGATTGGAAGTAAATAACGCATCACACCGTAAACAGCCATTTTAAGCATAATACCGGATAACAACATCGATCCCTGAGTAGGAGAGTAGGTATAGGTATCAGGCTGCCATGTATGGAAAGGGAATACCGGTAATTTCACTGCAAAAGCAAAGAAGATGAACCAGAATACCACGGTTTGTTGTGTTTCGTTCAGTTGAGCATTGTAAAGATCCGTTAAGGCGAATGATGCAGAGTGGTTGTACACATAGATTAATCCGGCTAACATAAATAAAGATCCAACGAATGTATATACGAAGAATTTCGTAGTAAATTCAAACCTTTTATTCTCCTGTCCCCAAAGTCCGGCAATAAACCAAATTGGAATCAAAGTTACTTCCCAGAAAATGTAGAACAATAATCC
Coding sequences:
- a CDS encoding complex I subunit 4 family protein, which gives rise to MSCLLLTLLLLPLVGSGLVFAWKSNSSKYLALGIALVQMLLTFYVLSDFDFTPTVDSVLQHEINYPWSQFMKSSLHFGIDGMSMLLLLLTNILAPIIILSSFNENVNYRNTFYGLILLMQFGLVGVFTSLDGLLFYIFWEVTLIPIWFIAGLWGQENKRFEFTTKFFVYTFVGSLFMLAGLIYVYNHSASFALTDLYNAQLNETQQTVVFWFIFFAFAVKLPVFPFHTWQPDTYTYSPTQGSMLLSGIMLKMAVYGVMRYLLPITPIPIAGISGQIVIILAIVGIVHGALIAIIQTDMKRIIAYSSFSHVGLMVAGIFASAVVTLRGTFNVEGAEGALVQTFAHGINVVGLFYCCDILYKRFKSRDIRQMGGLAKVAPKFAVLFLIIILGSMGVPLTNGFIGEFILLKSVYDFNGTAAVIAGLTLILCAVYLLRFYGKAMFGEGNAEVLSTAKDLSGVEFSVLASLAVFVILLGIFPQPVIDMVSSSVKFIYTAMAN